Proteins co-encoded in one Hymenobacter swuensis DY53 genomic window:
- a CDS encoding HIRAN domain-containing protein has protein sequence MSAPSSEPLILLECLVAGTSHRQGLRAFEPQLQPGTALALQREADSSYDDWAVRVLTTGPDAFWLGYLPEGHNETVARMLDAGYPISARLTHKAWEEEWLHLEIEVLMAR, from the coding sequence ATGTCTGCTCCCTCTTCCGAACCGTTGATTCTGCTGGAATGCCTCGTGGCCGGCACCTCCCACCGCCAGGGCTTACGTGCTTTCGAGCCCCAGCTGCAGCCCGGTACGGCTCTGGCCCTTCAACGTGAAGCCGACAGCTCCTACGACGACTGGGCCGTGCGTGTGCTCACTACCGGCCCCGATGCCTTCTGGCTCGGCTACCTACCCGAAGGCCACAACGAAACCGTCGCCCGCATGCTCGACGCCGGTTACCCTATCTCCGCCCGCCTCACCCACAAAGCATGGGAAGAGGAATGGCTGCACCTGGAAATTGAAGTGCTGATGGCGCGGTGA
- a CDS encoding DUF4268 domain-containing protein, producing the protein MYSKTEITQLRQAFWTTFGQYMQPVPSADGGPINWINYKTGLKHVYFRLQADNRHATIGIELTHPDAGLRELFFEQFREVRPLLEEATEETWTWEAYALDANGQPLSRIYQELRPINLFDREQWPQLISFFKPRLMALDAFWSTGQYAFDELR; encoded by the coding sequence ATGTACAGCAAAACCGAAATAACCCAGCTCCGCCAGGCTTTCTGGACTACGTTTGGCCAGTATATGCAGCCCGTACCCTCAGCCGATGGTGGCCCGATCAACTGGATTAACTACAAAACCGGCCTTAAGCACGTGTATTTCCGCCTGCAGGCCGACAACCGCCACGCCACCATCGGCATCGAGCTGACCCACCCCGACGCCGGGCTGCGGGAGCTGTTCTTCGAGCAGTTCCGGGAGGTGCGCCCGCTGCTGGAAGAAGCCACCGAGGAAACCTGGACCTGGGAGGCCTATGCCCTCGATGCCAACGGCCAGCCCCTAAGCCGCATTTATCAGGAACTCCGCCCCATCAACCTGTTCGACCGAGAGCAGTGGCCCCAGCTGATTTCCTTCTTCAAGCCCCGCCTAATGGCCTTGGATGCGTTCTGGAGTACCGGCCAGTACGCGTTTGACGAGTTGCGGTAG
- a CDS encoding acyl carrier protein — MGLDTVELIVAFEQHFQIAIPNRTAETIYTVADAAAAIVAIKGLSADPDRTAAYYQMVVRLLDCLPQAATETTRLIELELLGDSQAKADALAVCLNLRMPKLPQASWQDGIPAWWQRLFGSTAAAAVPPPPQPAPNWAHTTVSDLAEWLLAQNYAQLLPQPTTLYEVQCAVIGITCYQSGVTVPEIRLMDSFTGDLGMD, encoded by the coding sequence ATGGGCCTTGACACCGTTGAGTTGATAGTGGCATTCGAGCAGCATTTTCAGATTGCTATTCCCAATCGGACCGCCGAAACAATCTATACCGTAGCCGATGCTGCCGCTGCAATAGTCGCAATAAAAGGTCTGTCGGCTGATCCGGACCGCACCGCCGCCTATTATCAGATGGTAGTCCGGCTGCTGGACTGCCTGCCCCAGGCAGCTACCGAAACCACGCGGCTGATCGAGTTGGAACTGCTAGGGGACAGTCAGGCAAAGGCTGATGCGCTGGCCGTCTGCCTGAACCTGCGCATGCCCAAGTTACCACAGGCATCATGGCAAGACGGTATCCCTGCTTGGTGGCAACGCCTGTTTGGAAGTACGGCTGCAGCAGCGGTGCCCCCGCCACCCCAGCCTGCCCCCAACTGGGCTCATACCACTGTTTCCGACTTAGCAGAGTGGCTGCTGGCCCAGAATTACGCCCAGTTGTTGCCGCAGCCTACCACGCTCTACGAAGTACAATGCGCTGTAATCGGCATTACCTGTTACCAGAGTGGGGTAACAGTCCCGGAAATCCGACTGATGGACAGTTTCACGGGTGACCTGGGCATGGATTGA
- a CDS encoding acyl-CoA dehydrogenase family protein: MSSQADVLSTKAQVQRNKGSLNAAGFTDYYDIDDLLTEEHKLIRQSIRDFVKKEISPNVEKWAQDAYFPSDIVRKFGDVGAFGPTVPTEYGGGGLDYISYGLIMQEIERGDSGMRSTASVQGSLVMFPIYQYGSEEQRRKYLPKLASGEWLGCFGLTEPDHGSNPGGMMTNIKDMGDYYLLNGAKLWISNSPQSQVAVVWAKDETGRIRGVIVEKGMEGFTAPEIHNKWSLRASITGELVFDNVKIPKENILPNIDGLKGPLSCLDSARYGIAWGAVGAAIDCYESALKYSLQREQFGKPIAGFQLQQKKLAEMITEITKAQLMVWRLGMLKNEGKATSAQISMAKRNSVEIALHVAREARQIHGGMGITGEYPIMRHMMNLESVVTYEGTHDIHLLITGADITGIQAFK; encoded by the coding sequence ATGTCTTCGCAAGCTGATGTTCTTTCCACCAAGGCCCAGGTCCAGCGCAACAAAGGCTCCCTGAACGCCGCCGGTTTCACCGATTACTACGATATCGACGATTTGCTGACCGAGGAGCACAAGCTTATCCGCCAGAGCATCCGAGACTTCGTGAAGAAGGAAATTTCGCCCAACGTGGAGAAATGGGCGCAGGACGCCTATTTCCCCTCTGACATCGTGCGCAAGTTCGGCGACGTGGGTGCGTTCGGGCCCACCGTGCCTACCGAGTACGGCGGCGGCGGCCTCGACTACATCAGCTACGGCCTGATCATGCAGGAAATTGAGCGCGGCGACTCGGGCATGCGCTCCACGGCCTCGGTGCAGGGCTCCTTGGTTATGTTCCCCATCTACCAGTACGGCTCGGAGGAGCAGCGCCGCAAGTACCTGCCCAAGCTGGCCTCGGGCGAGTGGCTGGGCTGCTTCGGCCTCACCGAGCCTGACCACGGCTCGAACCCCGGCGGCATGATGACCAACATCAAGGACATGGGCGACTACTACCTGCTGAACGGGGCCAAGCTCTGGATCAGCAACTCGCCCCAGAGCCAGGTGGCCGTGGTGTGGGCCAAGGACGAAACCGGTCGCATCCGGGGCGTTATCGTGGAGAAAGGCATGGAAGGCTTCACGGCCCCCGAAATCCATAACAAGTGGAGCCTGCGCGCCAGTATCACCGGCGAGCTGGTGTTCGATAACGTGAAGATTCCTAAGGAAAATATCCTGCCCAACATCGACGGCCTCAAAGGCCCTTTGAGCTGCCTCGACTCGGCCCGCTACGGCATTGCCTGGGGCGCGGTAGGCGCGGCCATCGACTGCTACGAGTCGGCCCTGAAGTATTCTTTGCAGCGGGAGCAGTTCGGTAAGCCTATTGCCGGCTTCCAGCTCCAGCAGAAGAAGCTGGCCGAAATGATTACCGAAATCACCAAAGCCCAGCTAATGGTGTGGCGTTTGGGTATGCTCAAAAACGAAGGCAAGGCTACCTCAGCCCAGATTTCGATGGCCAAGCGGAACTCGGTGGAAATTGCTCTGCACGTCGCCCGCGAAGCCCGCCAGATCCACGGCGGCATGGGCATCACCGGCGAGTATCCCATCATGCGCCATATGATGAATCTGGAATCGGTAGTGACCTACGAAGGCACCCACGACATTCACCTGCTCATCACCGGCGCCGACATTACCGGTATTCAGGCGTTCAAATAA
- a CDS encoding TonB-dependent receptor, with the protein MKNLLFTGVALLALSGPAWAQGPVSGTVLDVRTGTALPGATILLDGTPVAAAADGTFTLSAVAPGAHELRITFVGYAPLVQRLEGQSSPQQLRLALQPGSVLTGEALVTASRANERTATAYTNLSKEDLEKRNFGQDIPYLLDQTPSVVVNSDAGNGVGYTGIRVRGTGIEGINVTVNGVPLNDAESHGAFFVNLPDLASSTSSLQVQRGVGTSQNGSAAFGASINVSTLESRPQAYAESQNSYGSFNTWKNNVQFGTGLINGRFTVDGRLSRISSDGYMVRGASDLKSYYLAAGYQQKNTLLKFITFSGREKTYQAWNGVPEPALTRNAAGLQQYVDNYELSPEDAERALREGRRYAYYTYDNQTDNYQQNHYQLHLTQGLGTNWNLAAAAHLTRGFGYYESLRLDRKLADYNLPDVVIGTAPNDTTIKRTDLVDRKWLDNYFFGGVFALNYQPADGKVQATLGGGWNRFLNDHYGEVIWARYASTGSIRHRSYFNDATKTDYNAYARAIWQALEKLSVYADVQVRRITYQLDGIEDKQVPVSAKADYTFFNPKAGLTWQFTDNQTLYASYAVAHREPVRSDFTDRPLNDAGPKAEELHDLEGGYRLNRTVNGQMLRVEVNGFYMRYRNQLVNTGQLNDVGTALRTNAPRSYRAGVELTGAYQPLGWLTLNSTLTLSRNRILDYRAVTYDKDYNPVVAAEGRTTTISYSPSVVSAHTVEVMPVKGLRAALLYKTVGRQYLDNTESANKAVASYQVLDLRLRYTVQPSFMRELELGLLVNNLLNREYVANGYTYGYPDASGQPLTFNYYYPQATRNFLASVGVKF; encoded by the coding sequence TTGAAAAATCTACTGTTTACCGGCGTGGCGCTACTAGCGCTGTCCGGTCCTGCATGGGCTCAAGGGCCCGTGTCGGGTACTGTGCTGGACGTCCGCACGGGCACCGCTTTGCCCGGTGCCACCATTCTACTTGATGGCACACCCGTGGCAGCTGCCGCTGATGGCACGTTCACCCTGTCGGCCGTGGCCCCCGGCGCGCACGAGCTGCGCATCACGTTTGTGGGCTACGCGCCGCTGGTGCAGCGGCTAGAAGGCCAAAGCAGTCCGCAACAGTTGCGTCTCGCGCTGCAACCCGGCAGCGTGCTCACCGGCGAGGCGCTGGTAACGGCCAGCCGCGCCAACGAGCGCACAGCCACTGCCTACACCAACCTCAGCAAGGAAGACCTGGAGAAGCGCAATTTCGGCCAGGACATTCCTTACCTGCTCGACCAGACGCCCTCCGTGGTGGTAAACTCCGATGCCGGCAACGGGGTGGGCTACACCGGCATCCGGGTGCGGGGTACGGGCATTGAGGGCATCAACGTAACGGTGAACGGGGTGCCGCTGAACGACGCGGAAAGCCACGGCGCGTTCTTCGTGAACCTGCCCGATCTGGCTTCCAGCACCAGCAGCCTGCAGGTGCAGCGCGGGGTGGGCACCAGCCAGAACGGCAGCGCCGCCTTCGGGGCCAGCATCAATGTGAGTACGCTGGAAAGCCGCCCCCAGGCCTATGCCGAAAGCCAGAACAGCTACGGCTCCTTCAACACCTGGAAAAACAACGTGCAATTCGGTACGGGCCTCATCAACGGCCGCTTCACGGTGGATGGTCGCCTTTCGCGCATCTCCTCCGACGGCTACATGGTGCGCGGGGCTTCCGACCTGAAATCGTATTATCTGGCTGCCGGGTATCAGCAGAAGAACACCCTGCTCAAGTTCATCACCTTCTCGGGCCGGGAGAAAACCTACCAGGCCTGGAACGGGGTGCCCGAGCCGGCCCTGACGCGCAACGCCGCCGGCCTGCAGCAGTACGTGGATAACTATGAGCTGAGCCCCGAGGATGCCGAACGCGCTCTGCGCGAAGGCCGCCGCTACGCCTACTACACTTACGACAACCAGACCGACAACTACCAGCAGAACCACTACCAGCTACACCTCACCCAGGGCCTGGGCACCAACTGGAACCTGGCCGCTGCTGCCCACCTCACCCGGGGCTTCGGCTACTACGAGAGCCTGCGCCTGGACCGCAAGCTGGCCGATTACAATCTGCCCGACGTCGTTATCGGCACCGCGCCCAACGACACTACTATCAAGCGCACCGATCTGGTGGACCGCAAGTGGCTGGATAACTACTTCTTCGGCGGCGTCTTCGCCCTCAACTACCAGCCCGCCGACGGCAAGGTGCAGGCCACGCTGGGCGGGGGCTGGAACCGCTTCCTCAACGACCATTACGGCGAAGTCATCTGGGCGCGCTACGCCTCCACGGGCAGCATCCGTCACCGTTCCTACTTTAACGACGCCACCAAAACCGACTACAACGCTTACGCCCGCGCCATCTGGCAGGCCCTGGAGAAGCTGAGCGTGTATGCCGATGTGCAGGTACGCCGCATTACCTATCAGCTCGACGGCATCGAAGACAAGCAGGTGCCCGTTTCGGCCAAGGCCGACTACACCTTCTTCAACCCCAAAGCCGGCCTCACCTGGCAGTTTACCGACAACCAGACGCTGTACGCCAGCTACGCCGTGGCCCACCGGGAACCCGTACGCTCCGACTTTACCGACCGCCCCCTGAACGACGCCGGCCCCAAAGCCGAGGAACTCCACGACCTGGAAGGCGGCTACCGCCTCAACCGTACCGTGAACGGACAAATGCTGCGCGTCGAGGTAAACGGCTTCTACATGCGCTACCGCAACCAACTGGTGAATACCGGCCAGCTCAATGATGTGGGCACAGCCCTTCGGACCAACGCCCCGCGCAGCTACCGGGCCGGCGTGGAGCTGACTGGCGCCTACCAGCCGCTCGGGTGGCTTACACTCAACAGCACCCTCACCCTGAGCCGCAACCGCATCCTGGACTACCGTGCCGTGACCTACGACAAGGACTATAACCCCGTAGTAGCCGCCGAAGGCCGCACGACCACCATTTCCTATTCGCCCAGCGTGGTGTCGGCGCACACGGTGGAGGTGATGCCAGTGAAGGGCCTGCGGGCCGCGCTGCTCTACAAAACCGTCGGCCGCCAGTACCTCGATAACACGGAGTCGGCCAACAAAGCTGTTGCCTCTTATCAGGTGCTTGATCTGCGTTTGCGCTACACCGTGCAGCCTTCTTTTATGCGGGAGCTGGAGTTAGGTCTGCTGGTAAATAACCTGCTCAACCGGGAGTACGTGGCCAACGGCTACACGTACGGCTACCCTGATGCCAGCGGCCAGCCGCTTACCTTCAACTACTATTATCCCCAGGCCACCCGCAACTTCTTGGCCTCGGTGGGCGTGAAGTTTTAA
- a CDS encoding GNAT family N-acetyltransferase, whose protein sequence is MTAEITIRPIQAAETHSLRHQVLWPQESIEYVKLNNDDSGRHFGAFRNGKLVSVISLFIDGRVARFRKFATRPDCQGQGIGSQLLRHVLEDAREQGAQRIWCDARAVNEAFYRAFGLEPEGNRFYRGTIPYVRMAKDL, encoded by the coding sequence ATGACCGCCGAAATCACCATCCGCCCCATCCAGGCGGCCGAAACCCATTCGCTCCGCCACCAGGTCCTCTGGCCCCAGGAGTCCATCGAGTACGTAAAGCTGAACAACGACGACTCGGGCCGCCACTTCGGAGCCTTCCGCAACGGTAAGCTCGTGTCGGTTATTTCCCTGTTCATCGACGGCCGCGTAGCCCGCTTCCGCAAGTTTGCCACCCGCCCCGATTGCCAGGGCCAGGGCATTGGGTCGCAGCTGCTGCGCCATGTGCTGGAAGATGCCCGTGAGCAGGGTGCTCAGCGCATCTGGTGCGACGCCCGCGCCGTAAATGAGGCGTTTTACCGCGCCTTCGGTCTGGAGCCGGAAGGTAACCGCTTCTACCGCGGCACCATCCCCTATGTGCGCATGGCCAAGGATTTGTAG
- a CDS encoding aldose 1-epimerase family protein, protein MTYTLENELCRVAVAAHGAELHSFIRKDLGNLEYIWPADAAYWNRHAPVLFPIVGRLPSDAYQHQAQPYTLGQHGFARDREFTLLHQTPTELTLELRADKQSRRQYPFEFALRISYRLAGATLTIGWEVENPGTKELLFSIGAHPAFRCPLLPEESLEEYEFVFDHPVTLQRHLLEGGLLNGQTAPVLEQQDTLPLSYALFAEDALVFKHFDFTHLTLRSRRSGRSVRVRFDGFPYLGLWTKGPGAPFVCIEPWQGIASSTTSSPELTDKEGILSLQPGQQFLTSHSITVA, encoded by the coding sequence ATGACCTACACTCTCGAAAATGAGCTGTGCCGCGTGGCCGTAGCCGCGCATGGAGCCGAGCTGCATAGCTTCATCCGCAAGGATCTGGGCAACCTGGAATATATCTGGCCCGCCGACGCGGCCTACTGGAACCGCCACGCGCCCGTGCTTTTCCCCATTGTGGGCCGCCTGCCCTCCGATGCGTACCAGCACCAGGCCCAGCCCTATACGCTGGGCCAGCACGGTTTCGCCCGTGACCGGGAGTTCACGCTCCTGCACCAAACACCGACGGAGCTTACCCTGGAACTGCGGGCCGATAAGCAAAGTCGCCGGCAGTATCCGTTTGAGTTTGCTTTGCGCATTTCGTACCGGCTGGCGGGGGCCACGCTTACGATTGGCTGGGAAGTGGAAAACCCGGGAACAAAGGAGCTGCTTTTTAGCATTGGAGCCCATCCGGCCTTTCGGTGCCCGCTCCTGCCCGAGGAATCCTTAGAGGAGTACGAGTTTGTGTTCGACCACCCCGTAACTTTGCAGCGCCATTTGCTGGAAGGCGGCCTGCTCAACGGCCAGACGGCTCCCGTGCTGGAACAGCAGGATACGCTGCCGCTCAGCTACGCGCTGTTTGCCGAAGATGCCCTGGTGTTTAAGCACTTCGACTTCACCCACCTCACCTTGCGCAGCCGTCGTTCGGGCCGCTCGGTGCGGGTGCGCTTCGATGGGTTTCCCTACCTGGGCCTCTGGACGAAAGGACCCGGTGCGCCGTTTGTGTGCATTGAGCCCTGGCAGGGAATTGCCAGCTCTACTACCAGCTCCCCGGAGCTGACCGATAAAGAAGGCATTCTGAGCCTGCAACCCGGCCAGCAGTTTCTCACTTCTCATAGCATCACCGTTGCCTGA
- a CDS encoding AAA family ATPase: MLRVALTGPESTGKTTLSRLLAEHYHTAWAPEYARHYLEHHGPNYVLADLERMARGQLRAEQNALQAAQLQGRPVMFCDTDLLVIKIWAEHSFGFCPDWILRRIAQQQYDLVLLLSVDLPWEPDPLREHPNHRQYFYDLYQRELREQLSNFAEISGTPPERFEQACFHVDALLGKTTAWPVARLS, encoded by the coding sequence ATGCTCCGAGTTGCCCTCACCGGCCCCGAATCGACGGGAAAAACCACCTTAAGCCGCCTGTTGGCCGAGCACTACCACACCGCCTGGGCCCCCGAGTACGCCCGGCATTACCTGGAGCACCACGGCCCTAACTACGTGCTGGCCGACTTGGAGCGGATGGCCAGAGGACAGTTGCGGGCCGAGCAGAATGCCCTGCAGGCTGCCCAGTTGCAGGGCCGCCCCGTCATGTTCTGTGATACGGACCTGTTGGTAATAAAAATCTGGGCAGAGCACTCTTTCGGCTTCTGCCCCGACTGGATTCTGCGCCGCATTGCGCAGCAGCAGTACGATTTGGTGCTGCTGCTGAGCGTGGACCTGCCCTGGGAACCGGACCCCCTGCGCGAACATCCCAACCACCGCCAGTATTTCTACGACCTCTACCAGCGGGAACTGCGGGAACAGCTGTCCAACTTTGCCGAAATCAGCGGAACCCCGCCTGAGCGATTTGAGCAGGCCTGTTTTCACGTAGATGCGCTGCTGGGCAAAACCACGGCGTGGCCGGTGGCCCGCCTGAGCTAG
- the pnuC gene encoding nicotinamide riboside transporter PnuC encodes MVQSLYEFWTAAAGGSPLEWVAVLTGFACVWLAARESLWNFPVAIVSCGLYVLVYFEAKLYSDCFLQTMFISLSGYGWYQWLHGGRNRTELPVSRTRAREWVACAVFVPAFTLGFGYYLQHHTDAALPHWDSFTTAGSLAAQYLLMRKRVENWLLWIVVDSIYVPILWAKQLYPTSVLYALYLGLAVYGYWEWRRALHRQPALSTDIQAA; translated from the coding sequence GTGGTGCAGTCATTGTACGAGTTCTGGACGGCCGCCGCCGGGGGGAGTCCGCTGGAGTGGGTGGCGGTGCTCACAGGCTTTGCCTGCGTCTGGCTGGCCGCCCGCGAGTCGCTCTGGAACTTCCCGGTGGCCATCGTCAGCTGTGGGCTCTACGTGCTGGTATATTTCGAGGCCAAACTGTACTCCGACTGCTTTCTGCAGACCATGTTCATCTCGCTGAGCGGGTACGGCTGGTACCAGTGGCTGCACGGCGGCCGTAACCGGACCGAGCTGCCCGTGTCGCGGACCCGGGCGCGCGAGTGGGTGGCGTGCGCCGTGTTCGTACCTGCTTTCACGCTGGGCTTTGGGTATTATCTGCAGCACCATACCGATGCAGCCCTACCGCACTGGGACAGCTTTACCACGGCCGGTAGCCTAGCCGCGCAGTACCTGTTGATGCGCAAACGGGTGGAGAACTGGTTGCTCTGGATTGTGGTGGATAGCATTTATGTGCCTATTCTGTGGGCAAAGCAGCTGTATCCGACCAGCGTGCTGTATGCGCTGTACCTCGGGCTGGCCGTGTATGGCTACTGGGAGTGGCGGCGCGCTCTGCACCGGCAGCCCGCTTTATCCACCGATATTCAAGCCGCCTGA
- a CDS encoding rhodanese-like domain-containing protein, whose product MLPELTASELHARLQNGDDLQLIDVRQPEEYAFCRIEGSVLIPLGELAQRAEEIDPDRPTVLICHHGVRSMQALAYLQHRHELTNLLNLRGGIHAWSTQVDPSVAVY is encoded by the coding sequence ATGCTTCCCGAACTCACCGCCTCCGAACTGCACGCCCGCCTCCAAAATGGCGACGACCTTCAACTCATCGATGTACGTCAGCCCGAGGAATATGCCTTCTGTCGCATCGAGGGCAGCGTGCTGATTCCACTGGGCGAGCTGGCACAACGGGCCGAGGAAATTGACCCCGACCGGCCCACCGTGCTTATCTGCCACCACGGTGTACGCTCCATGCAGGCCCTGGCCTACCTCCAGCACCGCCATGAGCTGACCAACCTGCTGAACCTGCGCGGCGGCATTCACGCCTGGAGCACGCAGGTAGACCCAAGCGTGGCCGTGTATTAA
- a CDS encoding DUF6799 domain-containing protein, with the protein MFKLLLRQFLCLLLFSLSGPQLGLAQGPAVMEKPPVQPFTWFIKQGQHMVVRRGPAVMSMDRDVTLANGARISHLDGKVELLTGGSMPLQEGEAMSQNGELVGSQRAAQMGLTPAVITVRPGAPAVLTVVPVPVAPAPVAAGAPSAIVAPAAAPVPSFTYQPPAPVNGKLKGVVELGASGFNSFIIRVDKQLNWKLEKSEFGNSLIMENLATDDDVRKGLKSYIGQMLDYGVGGRDIHFVVSSGAIMADVTRRIIGTLKELGYVVNTVTPEQEGALALKAALPPAFTGKAFVADIGSGNTKISWMQNALPKALDTYGAKYYQKGIADEAVARDVADNARQVPEALRQTCFIIGGVPYELAKINRQNKERFTVLSAPAAYTELPNAKTKAGVTIYKALSDATGCQQFVFDWDANFTIGYLLTMP; encoded by the coding sequence ATGTTCAAACTGCTACTTCGTCAGTTTCTCTGCCTTTTGCTGTTTAGCCTTAGTGGGCCGCAACTTGGGCTGGCCCAGGGGCCAGCGGTGATGGAAAAACCGCCAGTTCAGCCATTTACTTGGTTTATCAAGCAAGGTCAGCACATGGTAGTGCGGCGCGGACCTGCCGTAATGTCTATGGACCGGGATGTGACGCTGGCCAACGGCGCGCGCATCAGCCATCTTGATGGTAAAGTAGAGCTGCTGACCGGTGGCAGCATGCCGCTGCAGGAAGGGGAGGCCATGAGTCAAAATGGGGAGCTGGTTGGCAGCCAGCGCGCTGCTCAGATGGGGCTGACGCCGGCCGTAATAACGGTGCGACCGGGAGCCCCGGCGGTACTGACCGTAGTGCCGGTGCCAGTAGCGCCGGCTCCGGTGGCGGCCGGGGCACCATCCGCCATAGTCGCGCCGGCTGCCGCACCGGTGCCCTCTTTCACGTATCAGCCCCCCGCGCCGGTAAACGGAAAGCTCAAAGGAGTAGTAGAGCTGGGCGCCAGCGGTTTCAACTCCTTCATCATCCGGGTAGACAAGCAGCTGAACTGGAAGCTTGAGAAGTCGGAGTTTGGCAATAGCCTGATCATGGAGAACTTGGCTACCGACGACGATGTGCGCAAGGGCCTGAAAAGTTACATCGGGCAGATGCTGGACTACGGGGTAGGTGGACGGGATATTCACTTCGTGGTAAGCTCCGGCGCGATTATGGCCGACGTTACCCGGCGCATCATCGGCACTCTGAAAGAGCTGGGCTACGTGGTAAATACCGTAACGCCCGAACAGGAAGGCGCGCTGGCCCTCAAGGCCGCCCTTCCTCCTGCTTTCACGGGCAAAGCTTTCGTGGCCGATATTGGCTCGGGTAACACGAAGATTTCCTGGATGCAGAATGCGCTGCCCAAAGCCCTGGATACGTACGGTGCCAAATATTACCAGAAGGGAATTGCCGATGAGGCGGTAGCGCGCGACGTGGCGGATAACGCCCGCCAGGTGCCAGAAGCCCTGCGTCAGACGTGCTTTATCATTGGAGGCGTACCCTACGAGCTGGCTAAAATCAATCGCCAGAATAAGGAACGTTTCACGGTGCTCAGTGCTCCGGCCGCATACACTGAGCTGCCCAACGCCAAAACCAAAGCCGGCGTTACTATTTACAAAGCCTTGTCGGACGCTACCGGCTGCCAGCAGTTTGTCTTCGACTGGGACGCGAATTTCACCATCGGTTACCTGCTGACCATGCCATAG